Proteins co-encoded in one Klebsiella michiganensis genomic window:
- a CDS encoding copper homeostasis protein, whose product MKKSLLAALAALSLFTLFGCNNRTETQTLIPAQAAELKPMQQSYRGVVPCADCEGIETSLFLEKDGTWVMNQTYQGRGASFASYGKWARTADKLVLTDSEGEKQYFHPKGDSLVMLDREGNPIESQFNYTLKAVDAKLPSTPMPMKGKYKYMADAAVFQDCATGKTFAVADNAELERAYAAARGKDNAPILLVVEGHFTLQASPDSGELQKALVADKGAKFKPGKECND is encoded by the coding sequence ATGAAGAAGAGTCTTCTGGCAGCGTTGGCAGCGCTCAGCCTGTTCACGCTATTTGGCTGTAATAATCGTACGGAAACGCAAACCTTGATCCCCGCTCAGGCGGCGGAACTCAAACCGATGCAGCAGAGCTATCGCGGCGTAGTACCCTGTGCGGATTGTGAAGGGATTGAAACCTCGCTGTTCCTGGAAAAGGACGGCACCTGGGTAATGAATCAGACCTATCAGGGAAGGGGAGCCTCATTTGCCAGCTACGGTAAATGGGCGCGTACTGCCGACAAGCTGGTCTTAACCGACAGCGAAGGCGAGAAGCAATATTTCCACCCTAAAGGCGACAGCCTGGTGATGCTGGATCGCGAAGGCAATCCGATTGAATCGCAGTTCAACTACACGCTAAAAGCGGTGGATGCGAAGCTGCCGTCAACGCCAATGCCGATGAAAGGCAAGTATAAATACATGGCTGACGCGGCGGTATTCCAGGATTGTGCGACCGGTAAAACCTTTGCCGTTGCGGATAACGCCGAGCTGGAAAGAGCCTATGCGGCAGCGCGCGGCAAGGACAACGCGCCAATCCTGCTGGTGGTAGAAGGGCACTTCACCCTACAGGCCTCTCCTGACAGCGGGGAACTACAGAAAGCGCTGGTGGCCGATAAAGGCGCGAAGTTTAAGCCCGGCAAAGAGTGTAACGACTAA
- a CDS encoding proline--tRNA ligase (catalyzes the formation of prolyl-tRNA(Pro) from proline and tRNA(Pro)), producing the protein MRTSQYLLSTLKETPADAEVVSHQLMLRAGMIRKLASGLYTWLPTGLRVLKKVENIVREEMNNAGAIEMCMPVVQPADLWQESGRWEQYGPELLRFVDRGERPFVLGPTHEEVITDLIRNELSSYKQLPLNLFQIQTKFRDEVRPRFGVMRSREFLMKDAYSFHTSQESLQETYDKMYEAYSKIFSRMGLDFRAVQADTGSIGGSASHEFQVLAQSGEDDVIFSDSSDYAANIEFAEALAPASGRAAPTAEMSQIDTPNAKTIAELVEQFNLPIEKTVKTLLVKATEGSAYPLVALLVRGDHELNEVKAEKLPQVASPLTFATEQEIRDIVKAGPGSLGPINLPVPVVIDRSVAAMSDFAAGANIDGKHFIGINWERDVALPEVADIRNVVAGDPSPDGKGTLMIKRGIEVGHIFQLGTKYSEALKAAVQGEDGRNQTLTMGCYGIGVTRVVAAAIEQNFDDRGILWPDAIAPFHVAILPMNMHKSFRVQQLAEELYTTLRAQGIDVLLDDRKERPGVMFADMELIGIPHTIVIGDRNLDNEEIEYKHRRAGEKQMIKTSEIVDFLVKQIKG; encoded by the coding sequence ATGCGTACTAGCCAATACCTGCTCTCCACTCTGAAGGAGACACCTGCCGACGCTGAAGTAGTCAGCCACCAGCTGATGCTGCGCGCCGGGATGATCCGTAAGCTGGCCTCCGGTTTATACACCTGGCTGCCGACCGGTTTGCGCGTCCTGAAGAAAGTCGAAAACATCGTGCGTGAAGAAATGAACAACGCCGGTGCTATCGAAATGTGCATGCCGGTGGTTCAACCCGCTGACCTGTGGCAGGAGAGTGGACGTTGGGAGCAATACGGCCCGGAGCTGCTGCGCTTTGTTGATCGCGGCGAACGTCCTTTCGTGCTGGGTCCAACCCACGAAGAAGTGATCACCGACCTGATTCGCAATGAGCTCAGCTCCTACAAGCAGCTGCCGCTGAATCTGTTCCAGATCCAGACCAAATTCCGTGACGAAGTACGCCCACGCTTTGGCGTTATGCGTTCCCGCGAATTCCTGATGAAAGACGCCTACTCGTTCCATACGTCTCAGGAATCCCTGCAGGAAACCTACGACAAAATGTATGAGGCTTACAGCAAGATCTTCTCCCGCATGGGTCTGGATTTCCGCGCCGTTCAGGCGGATACCGGCTCCATCGGCGGCAGCGCTTCCCATGAGTTCCAGGTACTGGCACAAAGCGGGGAAGATGATGTGATCTTCTCTGACAGCTCAGATTATGCGGCAAACATCGAATTCGCAGAAGCGTTAGCACCTGCCTCAGGCCGCGCAGCGCCAACCGCTGAAATGAGCCAGATCGACACCCCGAATGCCAAAACCATCGCCGAGCTGGTCGAGCAGTTCAACCTGCCAATCGAGAAAACGGTTAAGACTCTGCTGGTGAAAGCCACCGAAGGCAGCGCTTACCCGCTGGTTGCTTTACTGGTCCGTGGCGATCACGAGCTTAACGAAGTGAAGGCTGAGAAGCTGCCGCAGGTAGCAAGCCCGCTGACGTTCGCCACCGAACAAGAAATTCGCGACATCGTGAAAGCCGGTCCTGGTTCCCTGGGCCCAATCAATCTGCCAGTTCCGGTTGTGATTGACCGCAGCGTTGCCGCAATGAGCGATTTCGCCGCTGGCGCAAACATCGACGGCAAGCACTTTATCGGCATTAACTGGGAACGCGATGTTGCGCTGCCGGAAGTCGCGGATATCCGTAACGTGGTGGCCGGCGACCCAAGCCCGGATGGCAAAGGCACGTTGATGATCAAACGCGGCATCGAAGTGGGTCACATCTTCCAGCTGGGCACCAAGTACTCTGAAGCGCTGAAAGCCGCGGTTCAGGGCGAAGATGGCCGTAACCAGACGCTGACTATGGGCTGCTATGGTATCGGTGTAACCCGCGTGGTCGCTGCCGCGATTGAACAGAACTTTGATGACCGCGGTATTCTGTGGCCGGATGCTATCGCCCCGTTCCACGTTGCGATTCTGCCAATGAACATGCACAAGTCCTTCCGCGTCCAGCAACTGGCCGAAGAGCTGTATACGACGCTGCGCGCGCAGGGTATCGATGTGCTGCTGGATGACCGTAAAGAGCGTCCAGGCGTGATGTTTGCCGACATGGAACTGATTGGCATTCCTCACACTATCGTTATTGGCGACCGCAATCTCGACAACGAAGAGATCGAATACAAACATCGCCGCGCCGGTGAGAAGCAGATGATCAAAACCAGCGAGATCGTTGATTTCCTGGTGAAGCAGATCAAAGGCTAA
- a CDS encoding tRNA (adenine(37)-N6)-methyltransferase, whose product MTEFQFAQIGVIRSPYKEKFAVPRQPGLVKDGGGELHLLAPYNQADAVRGLEEFSHLWLLFVFHQTMEGGWRPTVRPPRLGGNARMGVFATRSTFRPNPVGMSLVELKGIRCQKDEVILQLGSLDLVDGTPIVDIKPYLPFAEAVPNASAGYAQQAPQADMLVTFTPEVQHQLTGLEKRYPHIARFISQVLAQDPRPAYRKGEDVGKSYAVLLLDFNVRWRVTEQGFEVFALEAS is encoded by the coding sequence ATGACCGAATTCCAGTTTGCGCAAATAGGCGTCATTCGATCCCCATATAAAGAAAAGTTCGCCGTCCCGCGTCAGCCCGGTCTGGTCAAAGATGGCGGCGGTGAACTGCATCTGCTTGCGCCCTACAACCAGGCCGATGCCGTGCGCGGGCTGGAAGAATTTAGCCACCTGTGGCTGCTGTTTGTCTTCCATCAAACGATGGAAGGCGGCTGGCGACCAACCGTTCGCCCTCCTCGGCTGGGAGGAAACGCGCGAATGGGCGTGTTCGCTACGCGCTCTACATTTCGCCCGAATCCTGTCGGCATGTCGCTGGTTGAACTCAAAGGCATCCGTTGCCAAAAAGACGAAGTGATCTTACAGCTTGGCAGTCTGGATTTGGTGGATGGGACACCCATTGTGGATATCAAACCGTACCTGCCCTTTGCAGAAGCCGTGCCGAACGCGAGTGCTGGCTATGCGCAACAGGCTCCGCAGGCAGACATGCTCGTTACTTTTACGCCAGAAGTTCAGCACCAGTTAACAGGGCTCGAAAAACGCTATCCGCATATTGCGCGTTTTATCAGTCAGGTGCTTGCCCAGGACCCTCGACCTGCCTATCGTAAAGGTGAGGATGTCGGGAAGAGTTATGCCGTTCTGCTTCTGGATTTTAATGTTCGCTGGCGCGTCACAGAGCAAGGTTTTGAAGTGTTCGCCCTCGAAGCGAGTTAA
- the rcsF gene encoding membrane protein has product MRALPICLLAFMLSGCSMLSRSPVEPVQSTAAAPKTETEKPKAPRPAPVRIYTNAEDLVGKPFRDLGEVSGESCQASNQDSPPNIPTARKRMQINASKMKANAVLQHSCDITTGTPGCYRQAVCVGSALQVSAQ; this is encoded by the coding sequence ATGCGTGCTTTACCGATCTGTTTATTAGCATTCATGCTGAGCGGCTGTTCAATGCTAAGCAGATCCCCAGTAGAACCCGTTCAAAGCACGGCAGCTGCGCCGAAGACAGAAACCGAGAAACCTAAAGCGCCTCGCCCTGCTCCGGTCAGAATCTACACCAACGCAGAAGACTTAGTGGGTAAACCGTTCCGTGATTTAGGCGAAGTCAGCGGCGAGTCTTGTCAGGCAAGCAATCAGGATTCTCCTCCGAATATCCCGACCGCACGTAAACGCATGCAGATTAATGCCTCTAAAATGAAAGCCAATGCGGTTCTGCAACACAGCTGTGATATCACCACCGGGACACCTGGGTGCTACCGTCAGGCCGTCTGTGTTGGCTCCGCGCTGCAAGTTTCGGCGCAATGA
- the metQ gene encoding DL-methionine transporter substrate-binding subunit, whose protein sequence is MAFNFKTFAAVGALIGSLALVGCGQEEKDPNHIKVGVIAGAEQQVAEVAQKVAKEKYGLDVELVTFTDYVLPNEALSKGDIDVNAFQHKPYLDQQIKDRGYKLVSVGNTFVYPIAGYSKKIKSLAELQPGSQVALPNDPTNLGRSLLLLQKEGLIKLKDGVGLLPTVLDVTENPKNLKLVELEAPQLPRSLDDAQIALAIINTTYASQIGLTPAKDGIFVEDKNSPYVNLIVSREDNKDAENVKKFVQAYQSDEVNEAANKVFNGGAVKGW, encoded by the coding sequence ATGGCTTTTAACTTTAAAACGTTCGCCGCGGTCGGCGCTCTGATTGGCTCTCTGGCCCTGGTGGGTTGCGGTCAGGAAGAAAAAGATCCAAACCACATTAAAGTCGGCGTGATCGCCGGCGCTGAGCAGCAGGTGGCCGAAGTCGCGCAGAAAGTGGCTAAAGAGAAATATGGCCTCGATGTTGAGCTGGTGACCTTTACCGACTATGTCCTGCCAAACGAAGCGCTTAGCAAAGGCGATATCGACGTTAACGCCTTCCAGCACAAACCTTATCTGGATCAGCAAATCAAAGATCGTGGTTATAAACTGGTTTCCGTAGGCAATACTTTTGTTTACCCAATCGCCGGTTACTCCAAAAAAATCAAATCACTGGCTGAACTGCAGCCGGGTTCTCAGGTAGCACTACCAAACGACCCAACTAACCTGGGCCGTTCTCTGCTGCTGCTGCAGAAAGAAGGTCTGATCAAACTGAAAGACGGTGTTGGCCTGCTGCCAACCGTACTGGATGTCACCGAGAACCCGAAAAACCTGAAACTGGTCGAACTGGAAGCACCACAACTGCCGCGCTCTCTTGACGATGCACAGATTGCTCTGGCTATCATCAACACCACTTACGCCAGCCAGATTGGCCTGACGCCAGCGAAAGACGGTATCTTTGTTGAAGACAAAAACTCTCCTTACGTGAACCTGATCGTTTCTCGTGAAGACAACAAAGATGCAGAGAACGTGAAGAAATTCGTTCAGGCCTACCAGTCTGATGAAGTTAACGAAGCAGCTAACAAAGTCTTTAACGGTGGCGCGGTTAAAGGCTGGTAA
- a CDS encoding DL-methionine transporter permease subunit (part of the MetNIQ methionine uptake system) yields the protein MSEAMIWLLVRGVYETLAMTFVSGFFGFVIGLPVGVLLYITRPGQISANAKLYRSISALVNIFRSIPFIILLVWMIPFTRAIVGTSIGLQAAIVPLTVGAAPFIARMVENALLEIPTGLIEASRAMGATPLQIIRKVLLPEALPGLVNAATITLITLVGYSAMGGAVGAGGLGQIGYQYGYIGYNATVMNTVLVLLVVLVYLIQFSGDRIVRAVTHK from the coding sequence ATGTCTGAAGCAATGATTTGGTTACTGGTACGCGGTGTTTATGAAACGCTGGCCATGACCTTTGTTTCCGGTTTCTTCGGATTTGTGATTGGCCTGCCGGTGGGTGTGCTGCTATACATCACTCGCCCGGGGCAAATCAGCGCCAACGCGAAGCTATACCGCAGTATTTCTGCTCTGGTAAATATTTTCCGCTCCATTCCGTTCATTATCTTACTGGTATGGATGATTCCATTTACTCGCGCGATTGTGGGAACCTCCATCGGCCTGCAGGCAGCGATCGTTCCGTTGACCGTAGGCGCAGCACCGTTTATTGCACGTATGGTTGAAAATGCCTTGCTGGAAATCCCAACCGGTCTGATTGAAGCTTCACGCGCCATGGGTGCGACGCCGCTGCAAATCATTCGCAAGGTGCTGCTCCCGGAAGCACTTCCGGGCCTGGTCAATGCCGCGACCATTACCCTTATTACTTTAGTGGGCTATTCTGCTATGGGCGGTGCCGTCGGTGCAGGCGGTCTGGGGCAGATTGGTTATCAGTACGGGTACATCGGTTACAACGCTACAGTAATGAATACCGTGTTGGTTCTTCTGGTCGTGCTGGTTTACTTAATTCAATTCTCTGGCGATCGTATCGTCCGGGCTGTTACACACAAATAA
- the metN gene encoding DL-methionine transporter ATP-binding subunit (part of the metNIQ transport system for methionine), whose translation MIKLSNITKVFQQGNRSIQALNNVSLHVPAGQIYGVIGASGAGKSTLIRCVNLLERPTEGSVLVDGQDLTTLSETQLTKARRQIGMIFQHFNLLSSRTVFGNVALPLELDNTPKEEIKRRVTELLDLVGLGEKHDAWPANLSGGQKQRVAIARALASNPKVLLCDEATSALDPATTRSILELLKDINRRLGLTILLITHEMDVVKRICDCVAVISNGELIEQDTVSEVFSHPKTPLAQQFIQSTLHLDVPEDYAQRLSAEHKESAVPLLRLEFTGQSVDAPLLSETARTFNVNSNIISAQMDYAGGVKFGIMLCEMHGEPKDTQAAIAWLQEQHVKVEVLGYV comes from the coding sequence ATGATTAAACTTTCAAATATCACCAAGGTGTTCCAGCAGGGTAACCGCAGCATACAGGCATTGAATAATGTCAGTCTGCATGTGCCTGCCGGACAAATTTATGGCGTGATTGGCGCGTCCGGTGCGGGGAAAAGTACCCTGATCCGCTGTGTAAACCTGCTTGAGCGCCCAACTGAAGGTTCAGTTCTGGTTGACGGCCAGGACCTGACCACGCTTTCTGAAACCCAGTTAACCAAAGCCCGTCGCCAGATTGGCATGATCTTCCAGCACTTTAATCTGCTCTCTTCGCGTACCGTTTTCGGCAACGTTGCTCTGCCACTTGAGCTGGATAACACGCCAAAAGAAGAGATTAAACGTCGCGTTACCGAGCTGCTGGACTTAGTGGGTTTAGGTGAAAAGCACGATGCCTGGCCTGCAAACCTTTCCGGCGGTCAGAAGCAGCGCGTAGCGATTGCTCGTGCCCTTGCCAGCAACCCAAAGGTACTGCTGTGTGACGAGGCCACCAGCGCGCTGGACCCAGCCACGACCCGTTCCATTCTGGAGCTGCTGAAAGACATTAACCGTCGCCTCGGCCTGACCATCCTGCTCATCACCCACGAGATGGATGTAGTCAAACGTATTTGTGACTGTGTGGCCGTGATCAGCAACGGCGAGCTTATTGAGCAGGATACGGTGAGCGAAGTGTTCTCCCATCCGAAGACGCCTCTGGCGCAGCAGTTTATTCAGTCCACGCTGCACCTCGACGTGCCGGAAGATTACGCCCAGCGCCTAAGCGCAGAGCATAAAGAAAGTGCAGTACCTTTATTGCGCCTGGAGTTTACTGGCCAGTCGGTCGATGCCCCACTTCTTTCAGAAACAGCACGTACCTTTAACGTGAATAGCAACATTATTAGCGCGCAGATGGATTATGCCGGTGGCGTGAAATTCGGCATCATGCTGTGCGAAATGCACGGCGAGCCAAAAGATACGCAAGCGGCTATTGCCTGGCTGCAGGAGCAACACGTGAAAGTAGAGGTGCTGGGTTATGTCTGA
- a CDS encoding D,D-heptose 1,7-bisphosphate phosphatase (Converts the D-glycero-beta-D-manno-heptose 1,7-bisphosphate intermediate into D-glycero-beta-D-manno-heptose 1-phosphate) — protein sequence MAQSVPAIFLDRDGTINVDHGYVYEVDRFEFIDGVIEAMRELKEMGFALVLVTNQSGIARGMFTEADFENLTEWMDWSLADRGVDLDGIYYCPHHPEGSVEEFSQTCDCRKPQPGMLISARDFLHIDMASSYMVGDKIEDMQAGAAAMVGTKVLVRTGKPVTEEGEAAADLVINSLADLPKAIKQRQK from the coding sequence GTGGCACAGTCCGTACCCGCTATTTTTCTCGACCGCGATGGCACCATTAATGTCGATCATGGCTATGTATATGAAGTTGACCGATTCGAGTTTATTGATGGTGTTATAGAAGCAATGCGTGAATTAAAAGAGATGGGCTTTGCTTTGGTACTGGTAACTAACCAGTCCGGCATTGCGCGCGGGATGTTCACCGAGGCTGACTTTGAAAACCTGACCGAGTGGATGGACTGGTCGCTGGCGGACCGTGGTGTCGATCTCGACGGCATCTATTATTGCCCTCACCACCCTGAAGGGAGCGTGGAAGAGTTTAGCCAGACCTGTGACTGCCGCAAGCCGCAGCCGGGCATGCTGATTTCCGCACGGGACTTCCTGCACATTGATATGGCTTCTTCTTATATGGTCGGCGACAAAATTGAAGATATGCAGGCCGGTGCTGCCGCTATGGTGGGGACTAAAGTGCTGGTTCGGACCGGTAAACCTGTGACAGAAGAAGGTGAGGCGGCCGCAGATTTGGTCATTAATAGCCTTGCTGACCTGCCAAAAGCCATCAAACAGCGCCAAAAATAA